In one window of Paraflavitalea soli DNA:
- a CDS encoding ABC transporter ATP-binding protein, producing the protein MTDSIVKVEKLSHRYSVQWAIRDINFEITKNGIYGLLGSNGAGKSTTMNIMCGVLKQTEGNVYVRGINMRENPVEAKRRIGFLPQKPPLHTDLTVEEFLKYSARLRFIPAVEIDKAVSHVLARCSITHMRKRLIRNLSGGYQQRVGIAQAIIHNPEFVVLDEPTNGLDPNQILEIRNLVKEIAEERTVILSTHILSEVQATCDYIRMIEQGRVVFAGTVDEFDNYIVPNTLIVSMIAMPSVAELQAIPGVAGVEELGGPKYRLKFTDGQEVKERIIETSVARGWRLTEIYAEKSSLDAIFAELSKQ; encoded by the coding sequence ATGACCGATTCAATTGTAAAAGTAGAGAAGTTATCGCACCGTTACAGTGTGCAATGGGCCATCCGGGACATCAACTTTGAGATCACGAAAAATGGGATTTACGGCCTGCTGGGTTCCAACGGCGCCGGTAAATCTACCACTATGAACATCATGTGTGGTGTGCTGAAGCAAACGGAAGGCAATGTGTATGTAAGGGGGATCAATATGCGGGAAAACCCGGTGGAAGCCAAACGTCGCATTGGCTTCCTGCCACAGAAGCCCCCCTTGCATACCGACCTTACTGTAGAGGAATTCCTGAAGTACAGCGCGCGGCTGCGCTTTATCCCGGCGGTTGAAATAGACAAGGCGGTTTCTCATGTACTTGCCCGATGCTCTATTACCCATATGCGCAAACGGCTCATCCGCAACCTGTCTGGCGGATACCAGCAGCGTGTAGGCATCGCCCAGGCCATCATTCACAATCCCGAGTTCGTGGTACTGGATGAACCTACCAATGGGCTCGACCCCAACCAGATACTGGAGATCCGCAACCTTGTAAAGGAGATCGCAGAAGAACGCACGGTGATCTTATCCACCCATATTTTATCCGAGGTACAGGCAACGTGCGATTATATACGCATGATCGAACAGGGCCGCGTGGTATTTGCCGGCACAGTAGATGAATTTGACAACTACATTGTTCCCAATACGCTGATCGTATCAATGATCGCCATGCCATCCGTAGCCGAATTGCAGGCCATTCCCGGTGTGGCAGGGGTGGAAGAACTGGGCGGGCCAAAGTACCGGCTGAAATTCACCGACGGGCAGGAAGTGAAAGAACGCATCATCGAAACCAGTGTTGCCCGAGGCTGGAGACTCACAGAAATATACGCGGAAAAGAGCTCTCTCGATGCCATTTTCGCCGAACTCTCAAAGCAATAG
- a CDS encoding MutS-related protein has product MSFIADKQTLDDLNIPGRYKSDSIFHLFNRTQSRGGGLLLESMFQQPLSNAADINVRSSIFQFFRERSVAFPISKELCEAVEHYLSTAGSNSLPAAAIRLTGKKLMRLMASDQEYDLIQSGMLQVMKLLDQLQLFYSQLDPDGSSPWGTTIRKVQQLFNNPAIQKLLNDRGGAALPLSKVIQYDHLLRHTLQQDLQWLMQVLYETDVYITVSKIAGERQFTWARALPFADGQNRIAITNLYHPRVPGAVANSVYTNHASNMIFLTGANMAGKSTFMKSFGIAVYLAHMGFPVAAENMEFSVQDGIFTSINVPDNLAMGYSHFYAEVLRVKEVATAVSQSKNLVIIFDELFKGTNVKDAYDATVAVTEALGANSNVTFIVSTHIVEAGETLRERCRNMQFVFFPTIMDKQTPRYTYQLQEGISADRHGMMIITNEGIVDIIRGKSVANNLT; this is encoded by the coding sequence ATGAGTTTTATTGCAGATAAGCAGACATTGGATGACCTGAACATTCCCGGCAGGTATAAAAGCGATTCCATTTTTCATTTGTTCAATCGCACGCAATCGCGCGGCGGGGGCCTGTTACTGGAATCGATGTTCCAGCAGCCACTGAGCAATGCCGCCGACATCAATGTCCGCAGCAGTATCTTTCAATTCTTCCGCGAGCGGTCCGTTGCCTTCCCCATAAGTAAGGAACTGTGTGAGGCCGTAGAGCACTACCTCAGTACTGCAGGCAGCAATAGCCTGCCCGCCGCCGCCATACGACTCACCGGAAAGAAACTAATGCGCCTGATGGCCTCCGACCAGGAATACGACCTGATACAGAGCGGCATGTTGCAGGTGATGAAGTTACTGGACCAGCTACAATTGTTCTATAGCCAGCTTGATCCCGATGGCAGTTCTCCATGGGGGACCACCATTCGCAAGGTGCAGCAATTATTCAATAATCCGGCTATTCAAAAATTATTGAACGACCGGGGCGGTGCTGCCTTACCACTATCAAAGGTTATACAATACGATCACTTGCTGCGCCATACCCTGCAGCAGGACCTGCAGTGGCTGATGCAGGTATTGTATGAAACTGATGTGTACATCACCGTGTCGAAGATTGCGGGTGAGCGGCAATTCACCTGGGCCAGGGCCCTTCCTTTTGCAGACGGGCAAAACCGTATTGCTATTACCAACCTGTACCATCCCCGCGTGCCGGGAGCGGTGGCCAATAGCGTTTATACCAACCATGCCAGCAATATGATCTTCCTCACCGGTGCCAATATGGCGGGCAAATCCACTTTTATGAAATCCTTTGGCATTGCAGTTTACCTGGCGCATATGGGTTTCCCGGTGGCTGCCGAAAACATGGAGTTTTCTGTGCAGGACGGCATCTTCACTTCCATCAATGTGCCCGACAACCTGGCCATGGGGTACAGCCATTTTTATGCAGAGGTATTACGGGTAAAAGAAGTGGCGACAGCAGTGAGCCAATCAAAAAACCTGGTCATCATCTTTGATGAACTGTTTAAGGGCACCAATGTAAAGGATGCTTATGACGCCACGGTAGCAGTAACGGAAGCTTTGGGAGCAAACAGCAACGTTACTTTTATCGTGTCTACCCATATCGTAGAAGCCGGGGAAACCCTGCGGGAACGTTGCCGCAACATGCAATTTGTATTCTTCCCCACCATTATGGATAAACAGACACCCCGGTACACATATCAACTGCAGGAAGGCATTTCCGCCGACCGGCATGGCATGATGATCATTACCAATGAGGGTATTGTGGATATAATACGGGGGAAATCCGTCGCCAACAATCTTACCTAG
- a CDS encoding MutS-related protein → MAFIADKQTLDDLNIFGKHRSGGIYHLFNKTHTNGGARLLEEMFTYPLSDAEKINRRSRIIQYFLQKQASFPFANEAFDAIEHYLSNTDERSRLVEGDDTLQRRVRNYMGADTEYELLHKGVVAAIDIFNTLRDFLHQLQAQKAPPAYQAEVQGMETLLQNEQLTWMYEEKGNKKLPYAKTAKYDQVLRFAAREKIRKLLSYLYHMDVYLSIAQVAKDRGFAFTQAEAAGGHTLHIEGMYHPLLPKAVANTLEVDQHSHVIFLTGANMAGKSTFMKTLGITIFLAHMGFPVPAARMTFSVQSGLYTTINLSDNLHMGYSHFYAEVLRLKKVAEQVNRTENIVVIFDELFRGTNVKDAYDATVAITAAFAEKHHCTFVISTHIIEAGEVLKKQFDNINFVYFPTVMNGHIPGYTYQLTSGITNDRHGMMIINNERIIEIIKSRQQRLKTV, encoded by the coding sequence ATGGCTTTTATAGCAGATAAGCAAACGCTGGATGACCTGAATATTTTCGGCAAGCACCGCTCGGGTGGTATCTACCACCTGTTCAATAAAACGCATACCAATGGCGGCGCCCGCCTGTTGGAAGAGATGTTTACCTACCCCCTGTCGGATGCGGAAAAGATCAACCGGCGCAGCCGCATCATTCAGTACTTCCTGCAAAAGCAGGCCTCCTTTCCATTTGCCAATGAAGCATTTGATGCTATTGAACATTATTTGAGCAATACCGACGAACGCAGCCGGCTGGTAGAAGGCGATGATACGCTGCAGCGCAGGGTACGCAATTATATGGGAGCCGACACGGAATATGAATTGCTGCACAAAGGCGTAGTGGCGGCCATCGACATCTTCAATACCCTGCGCGACTTCCTGCATCAGTTGCAGGCACAGAAAGCACCTCCTGCTTACCAGGCCGAAGTACAGGGAATGGAGACATTGCTGCAGAATGAGCAACTGACCTGGATGTATGAAGAGAAAGGGAATAAAAAACTACCCTATGCCAAAACAGCTAAATACGACCAGGTATTGAGGTTTGCCGCCAGGGAGAAGATCAGGAAGCTGCTTTCTTATCTCTACCATATGGACGTTTACCTGTCCATTGCACAGGTGGCGAAAGACCGGGGATTTGCGTTTACACAAGCAGAGGCGGCCGGCGGTCATACCCTGCATATTGAAGGCATGTACCATCCGCTGTTGCCCAAAGCCGTGGCCAATACCCTGGAGGTGGATCAGCATAGCCATGTGATCTTTCTTACCGGCGCCAATATGGCTGGCAAGTCGACCTTCATGAAAACCCTGGGCATTACGATCTTCCTGGCCCATATGGGATTTCCGGTACCGGCCGCGCGTATGACCTTTTCTGTGCAAAGTGGCTTGTATACCACCATCAACCTGTCGGACAACCTCCATATGGGGTACAGTCATTTCTATGCCGAGGTGCTGCGCCTGAAAAAAGTGGCGGAGCAGGTAAATCGTACAGAGAATATCGTGGTGATCTTTGATGAGCTTTTCCGCGGCACCAATGTAAAAGATGCCTATGATGCCACGGTGGCCATTACGGCCGCCTTTGCCGAAAAGCATCATTGCACCTTTGTCATTTCTACCCATATCATTGAAGCAGGCGAGGTACTGAAAAAGCAATTCGACAATATCAATTTTGTGTACTTCCCTACAGTGATGAATGGCCATATACCCGGCTACACCTATCAGTTAACATCAGGCATTACCAACGATAGACATGGCATGATGATCATCAACAATGAGCGGATCATCGAGATCATCAAAAGCAGGCAACAGCGACTAAAAACCGTTTGA
- a CDS encoding zinc-binding metallopeptidase yields MKPIFNFLFLMAGLSVLAAGCKKEKALTPSPEKENVYGDYTLPQGNHPYDADILQLFQKYNTMFLYKYVAKDLYYQVKYYTNGIYDPVKDSTTASGYFDVPANEAYVGQQLALLKDLWLKYYPDALMKAGLPKKIFLLDSFYYAYAGPGKPTDNWPTPQDTYQGPDFFALTWGGPRITSITAAERYAYKSTLNSVFLSTAFSKGAIKRSSAFTVLTNYTGLTYANFQQEGVIDWYRRSPDADWDAFMSTIVSNTYTQLTATGGVLNPAIDTKGIIKKKYDIVIAYFKATFGVDLQAIGNAQ; encoded by the coding sequence ATGAAACCTATTTTCAACTTTCTCTTTCTGATGGCAGGACTTTCAGTCCTGGCAGCGGGCTGCAAAAAAGAAAAAGCCCTCACCCCTTCGCCTGAAAAGGAAAACGTATACGGTGATTATACCCTGCCCCAGGGTAATCATCCCTACGATGCCGATATCCTGCAATTGTTCCAGAAGTACAATACCATGTTCCTGTATAAATATGTGGCCAAAGACCTGTACTACCAGGTAAAGTATTATACAAATGGCATCTATGATCCGGTCAAAGACTCAACAACTGCCAGCGGTTATTTCGATGTACCGGCCAACGAGGCTTATGTGGGGCAACAATTGGCGCTGCTGAAAGACCTGTGGCTGAAATACTACCCGGATGCCTTGATGAAAGCCGGGTTACCGAAAAAAATATTCCTGCTGGACAGCTTTTATTATGCCTATGCAGGCCCGGGCAAACCTACGGATAACTGGCCTACACCACAGGATACCTACCAGGGACCTGATTTCTTTGCCCTCACCTGGGGAGGCCCTCGCATCACCAGCATAACGGCAGCAGAAAGGTATGCCTATAAGTCTACCCTCAATTCCGTGTTCCTGTCAACTGCCTTCAGTAAAGGAGCCATCAAACGCAGCAGCGCTTTTACAGTGCTGACGAATTATACGGGTTTGACCTATGCCAATTTTCAGCAGGAGGGTGTGATCGACTGGTACCGGCGTTCGCCCGATGCTGATTGGGATGCATTTATGTCAACCATTGTATCCAATACTTATACCCAGCTCACTGCCACGGGCGGTGTGTTAAATCCCGCCATTGACACCAAGGGGATCATCAAAAAAAAGTATGATATCGTTATTGCGTATTTCAAGGCAACATTTGGCGTCGACCTGCAGGCCATCGGAAATGCACAATAA
- a CDS encoding RagB/SusD family nutrient uptake outer membrane protein produces the protein MNTLYKIIWGMLLVTGFTGCSKYLEEKSQDEVKPSTVAELQQILMGEVYPAGSAQPSFHAYLDMMTDDVSSNFNPSKYAPDAYKRYEPIYTWRDDMFERVEAAKPIDAIDTYEHYYHRIMGCNVVLDMIDAVRGDHDGRENVRGQALAMRSYFYFMLVNLYGQPYNAPGIDIHTSAGVELILTSVVGDAYPVRSSVAKIYEQVEADLLKAMPLLEQYGTNNSKYRATDVFVYNLLSRLYLYMEKWEEAKKYATLGLGRNAGLLRLASISKPYWDNEAPATNVYNLNSPELIWAGYGSTNEYKGMKLIPTGVPVFQVSPDLQSKYEYNANSTTNRGDLRLRFFHAWEYEDQCCWTIPYIMTGGKESSKQTSSEPTKGMRVAELYLNRAESNIQLYLKNNDESLRTAALEDLNFLRFYRYDTRNVAYTPVNFSGQALLNFYRDERRRELSFEDHRWFDLRRYGMPEIHHKLQTTAGQAPVDYVLAKGDKRYVLPFRRSVLAKNPALVPNP, from the coding sequence ATGAACACATTATATAAGATCATATGGGGAATGCTGCTGGTGACCGGCTTCACTGGCTGCAGCAAATACCTCGAAGAAAAAAGCCAGGATGAAGTGAAACCCTCCACGGTGGCCGAATTGCAACAGATACTCATGGGCGAGGTATACCCCGCCGGATCGGCTCAACCCAGCTTTCATGCCTACCTCGATATGATGACGGACGATGTATCGAGCAATTTCAATCCTTCTAAATACGCGCCGGATGCTTATAAACGCTACGAACCCATTTATACCTGGCGCGATGATATGTTTGAACGCGTGGAAGCTGCTAAGCCGATAGATGCCATTGACACCTACGAACATTATTACCACCGTATCATGGGCTGCAATGTAGTGCTCGACATGATCGATGCTGTGCGGGGCGACCACGATGGCAGGGAAAATGTACGCGGTCAGGCACTTGCCATGCGGAGCTATTTTTACTTTATGCTGGTAAATCTCTACGGCCAACCCTACAATGCGCCTGGCATAGATATACATACCAGTGCAGGCGTTGAATTGATCCTTACTTCTGTGGTGGGCGATGCCTATCCGGTACGTAGCTCCGTGGCAAAGATCTATGAACAGGTAGAAGCCGACCTGTTGAAGGCAATGCCCTTACTGGAGCAGTATGGAACGAATAACAGTAAATACAGGGCCACGGATGTATTTGTATACAACCTGTTATCACGCCTATACCTCTACATGGAAAAATGGGAGGAAGCTAAAAAATATGCCACCCTGGGCCTTGGCCGCAATGCCGGCCTGCTGCGCCTGGCCAGCATCAGCAAACCATATTGGGATAATGAAGCTCCTGCCACCAACGTGTACAACCTCAACAGTCCGGAGTTGATCTGGGCAGGGTATGGCAGTACGAATGAATACAAGGGCATGAAACTGATCCCTACAGGCGTTCCCGTATTCCAGGTATCGCCCGACCTGCAAAGCAAATATGAATACAATGCCAACAGCACTACGAACCGGGGTGACCTGCGTCTCCGCTTCTTTCATGCCTGGGAATATGAAGACCAGTGTTGCTGGACGATCCCTTATATAATGACGGGCGGCAAGGAGTCGTCGAAACAAACCAGCAGCGAACCTACAAAAGGTATGCGGGTGGCGGAATTATACCTCAACAGGGCCGAAAGCAATATCCAGCTCTACCTGAAGAACAATGATGAATCATTGCGCACCGCCGCCCTGGAAGACCTCAACTTCCTCCGGTTTTACCGGTATGACACCCGCAATGTAGCCTATACACCCGTAAACTTCAGTGGCCAGGCGCTGCTGAACTTCTATCGTGATGAACGCAGGCGGGAACTGAGTTTTGAAGACCATCGCTGGTTCGACCTGCGCCGCTATGGCATGCCCGAGATCCACCACAAGCTGCAAACAACGGCCGGCCAGGCGCCGGTGGATTATGTGCTGGCCAAAGGCGACAAACGGTATGTGCTGCCTTTCCGCCGCTCTGTACTCGCCAAAAATCCGGCTTTGGTACCCAATCCTTAA
- a CDS encoding Gldg family protein, which translates to MKTVFNIARAELQTLFYSPVAWLIIIIFTFQVSMGFSSQYESWVRYLEQGYKSSGISLDIFANQQGGVLTNVLGYLYLYIPLLTMGLMSREFASGSIKLLYSSPITNAQIILGKYLSMLIYAFILVAILLVYVLTSWSTIRDFELKAVLMGILGIYMLITAYAAIGLFMSSFTSYQVVAAMGTLAVLAALNYVGSLWQDIEFVRDITYWLTISGRAGGFLLGLFSSEDFLYFVIVMLLFLSLTIIRLNAVRQQTRWTASVWKYVGVISIALLLGYATSRPMLMKYYDVTSTKFNTLTPNSQEVIKKLKGGLTITTYTNIWDDQNLYIAYPRAVLADIYRFRQYVRFKPEIKLKYVYYADTTNNPGLAKRFPKLNNKERLQKMLELYGMKESMLTPVEEVRKKVDLSPEGYKFVRVIERESGEKTFLRIFDDQMIFPSEAEITAALKRLAMPLPKIGFVSGHGERDNHKEGDRNYNRFADEKPFRYSVINQGFNVADVVLTRAIPDDINIIVIADMRTALMPDEKVNLDKYVARGGNLFIAGEAKRQQAMDDLVAPFGVRFAPGVLVKKNDNFVANFTIARATPQAGSLSYVFGSMHKAKRVVTMPSAVGLEYTTDKGFAVTPLLTSDSLSWNEMETTDFIDDSVSLNPAIGEVQKAYPTAMALSRKVSSRTQKIVILGDADCISNGEISITRNNIPAVNYSILTGAFFWLSDNEVPIDVRRPDSTDDKISADKDGAFRIKVLLTWVFPGILAICAIVLWIRRRGR; encoded by the coding sequence ATGAAGACCGTATTCAATATAGCGCGGGCAGAACTGCAAACATTATTTTACTCGCCCGTAGCGTGGCTGATCATTATCATATTCACCTTCCAGGTCAGTATGGGTTTCTCTTCGCAGTACGAAAGCTGGGTCAGGTACCTGGAGCAGGGGTATAAATCCTCGGGTATCTCCCTCGATATTTTTGCCAACCAGCAGGGCGGTGTACTCACCAACGTACTCGGATACCTATACCTGTATATTCCTTTGCTCACAATGGGCCTGATGAGCCGGGAATTTGCCAGCGGCTCCATCAAACTGCTCTATTCCTCACCCATTACCAATGCACAGATCATCCTGGGTAAATACCTTTCCATGCTGATCTATGCGTTTATTCTCGTAGCCATCCTGTTGGTGTATGTATTAACTAGTTGGAGCACGATCAGGGACTTTGAACTAAAAGCTGTGCTGATGGGCATCCTGGGTATCTATATGCTCATCACTGCATATGCAGCCATCGGCCTGTTCATGTCCAGCTTCACTTCTTACCAGGTGGTAGCCGCCATGGGTACCCTGGCCGTACTGGCGGCCCTCAATTATGTGGGCAGCCTCTGGCAGGACATTGAATTTGTGCGGGATATTACCTATTGGCTTACCATCTCCGGACGGGCTGGCGGCTTCCTGCTGGGCTTGTTCAGCAGCGAAGACTTCCTGTATTTTGTGATCGTCATGCTGCTATTCCTCTCCCTGACCATCATCCGCCTCAATGCAGTGCGGCAACAAACGCGGTGGACGGCTTCGGTATGGAAATATGTAGGTGTTATCAGTATAGCCCTGCTGCTCGGATATGCTACCTCACGTCCTATGCTGATGAAGTATTACGACGTAACTTCTACCAAATTCAATACCCTGACGCCCAACAGCCAGGAGGTGATCAAAAAACTGAAGGGCGGTCTGACCATCACGACCTATACCAATATCTGGGACGATCAGAATTTATACATCGCTTATCCCAGGGCCGTACTTGCCGACATCTACCGGTTCAGGCAATACGTACGTTTTAAGCCGGAGATCAAACTGAAGTATGTTTACTATGCCGATACGACCAACAATCCCGGCCTGGCCAAACGCTTTCCCAAACTCAACAACAAGGAACGTCTGCAAAAAATGCTGGAGCTCTATGGTATGAAGGAAAGTATGCTTACGCCCGTGGAGGAAGTCAGGAAAAAAGTGGATCTCTCCCCCGAAGGTTACAAATTTGTACGGGTGATCGAAAGGGAAAGCGGCGAGAAGACCTTCCTGCGCATCTTCGATGACCAGATGATATTCCCTTCAGAAGCAGAGATCACCGCCGCGCTGAAAAGACTGGCGATGCCATTGCCAAAGATCGGGTTTGTAAGCGGTCATGGTGAGCGCGATAACCACAAAGAAGGCGACCGGAATTACAACCGTTTTGCCGATGAGAAACCTTTCCGCTACTCTGTCATCAACCAGGGCTTCAATGTAGCCGATGTGGTACTGACCCGGGCAATACCTGACGACATCAATATCATCGTCATAGCGGATATGAGAACGGCCCTGATGCCGGATGAAAAAGTGAACCTGGACAAGTACGTGGCGCGTGGCGGGAATCTCTTCATAGCCGGTGAGGCAAAACGGCAGCAGGCCATGGATGATCTCGTAGCCCCCTTCGGCGTCCGCTTCGCGCCCGGCGTATTGGTGAAAAAGAACGACAACTTTGTAGCCAACTTTACCATTGCCCGCGCTACTCCCCAGGCTGGCAGCCTCAGTTATGTCTTTGGCTCGATGCATAAAGCAAAGCGGGTGGTGACCATGCCCAGCGCCGTAGGCCTGGAATATACGACGGATAAAGGCTTTGCCGTTACCCCGTTGCTGACTTCCGACTCCCTCAGTTGGAATGAAATGGAGACCACCGATTTCATTGACGACTCCGTATCCCTGAACCCAGCCATTGGCGAAGTACAAAAGGCTTATCCAACAGCCATGGCTTTATCACGGAAAGTGAGCAGCAGAACGCAGAAGATAGTGATACTGGGTGATGCCGATTGTATCAGCAATGGTGAGATCAGCATTACCCGTAATAATATACCGGCCGTGAATTACTCGATCCTTACAGGCGCATTCTTTTGGCTGTCGGATAATGAAGTGCCCATCGATGTGCGCAGGCCGGACTCAACAGACGATAAGATATCAGCAGACAAAGACGGCGCTTTCCGGATAAAAGTATTGCTCACCTGGGTATTCCCCGGCATACTGGCTATATGCGCCATCGTGCTCTGGATCCGCAGAAGAGGCAGATAA